From a single Scylla paramamosain isolate STU-SP2022 chromosome 28, ASM3559412v1, whole genome shotgun sequence genomic region:
- the LOC135114908 gene encoding uncharacterized protein LOC135114908 isoform X2, translating into MIPVPVVVILRVNSGPRERRRPTEGTWGRRGRGSRGRGRFTRLRHGCRTAIRRTKPHEESRMESQPQQAVSSNDTLVLVGRRASPINSLEREHLNKLVRNEIILANESTDGKVMAMKKLAWERVALHFNAAGYCEKRTVYQLQKVWERIKGNCPEKRSSASCNFI; encoded by the exons ATGATCCCTGTGCCTGTCGTCGTCATCTTGAGGGTGAACAGTGGAcccagggagaggagaaggcccACAGAAGGCACgtggggcaggaggggaaggggatcgaGAGGCAGAGGACGCTTCACCAGACTCCGACATGGCTGCCGCACTGCGATAAGGAGAACAAAGCC CCATGAAGAAAGCAGGATGGAGTCCCAACCGCAGCAGGCTGTCTCCAGCAATGACACCCTGGTGCTGGTGGGGCGAAGGGCCAGCCCTATAAATTCCCTAGAGCGTGAGCACCTCAATAAGCTTGTACGGAATGAAATTATCTTAGCCAATGAGAGCACAGATGGGAAAGTCATGGCCATGAAAAAATTAGCATGGGAGAGGGTTGCCCTCCATTTTAATGCAGCTGGATATTGTGAGAAGAGAACAGTATATCAGCTGCAAAAAGTATGGGAGCGCATTAAAGGAAA CTGTCCAGAGAAAAGAAGCAGTGCATCCTGTAACTTCATATAA
- the LOC135114908 gene encoding uncharacterized protein LOC135114908 isoform X1: protein MIPVPVVVILRVNSGPRERRRPTEGTWGRRGRGSRGRGRFTRLRHGCRTAIRRTKPHEESRMESQPQQAVSSNDTLVLVGRRASPINSLEREHLNKLVRNEIILANESTDGKVMAMKKLAWERVALHFNAAGYCEKRTVYQLQKVWERIKGKAKHKHANVKCKSCKTGSGAAPPPIPEASANKVLTIPGT, encoded by the exons ATGATCCCTGTGCCTGTCGTCGTCATCTTGAGGGTGAACAGTGGAcccagggagaggagaaggcccACAGAAGGCACgtggggcaggaggggaaggggatcgaGAGGCAGAGGACGCTTCACCAGACTCCGACATGGCTGCCGCACTGCGATAAGGAGAACAAAGCC CCATGAAGAAAGCAGGATGGAGTCCCAACCGCAGCAGGCTGTCTCCAGCAATGACACCCTGGTGCTGGTGGGGCGAAGGGCCAGCCCTATAAATTCCCTAGAGCGTGAGCACCTCAATAAGCTTGTACGGAATGAAATTATCTTAGCCAATGAGAGCACAGATGGGAAAGTCATGGCCATGAAAAAATTAGCATGGGAGAGGGTTGCCCTCCATTTTAATGCAGCTGGATATTGTGAGAAGAGAACAGTATATCAGCTGCAAAAAGTATGGGAGCGCATTAAAGGAAA gGCTAAACATAAACATGCTAATGTCAAATGTAAATCATGTAAAACTGGTAGTGGTgcagctcctcctcccatccctgaAGCAAGTGCCAATAAGGTGCTCACCATTCCAGGCACATAA
- the LOC135114908 gene encoding uncharacterized protein LOC135114908 isoform X4 — protein MLSHEESRMESQPQQAVSSNDTLVLVGRRASPINSLEREHLNKLVRNEIILANESTDGKVMAMKKLAWERVALHFNAAGYCEKRTVYQLQKVWERIKGKAKHKHANVKCKSCKTGSGAAPPPIPEASANKVLTIPGT, from the exons CCATGAAGAAAGCAGGATGGAGTCCCAACCGCAGCAGGCTGTCTCCAGCAATGACACCCTGGTGCTGGTGGGGCGAAGGGCCAGCCCTATAAATTCCCTAGAGCGTGAGCACCTCAATAAGCTTGTACGGAATGAAATTATCTTAGCCAATGAGAGCACAGATGGGAAAGTCATGGCCATGAAAAAATTAGCATGGGAGAGGGTTGCCCTCCATTTTAATGCAGCTGGATATTGTGAGAAGAGAACAGTATATCAGCTGCAAAAAGTATGGGAGCGCATTAAAGGAAA gGCTAAACATAAACATGCTAATGTCAAATGTAAATCATGTAAAACTGGTAGTGGTgcagctcctcctcccatccctgaAGCAAGTGCCAATAAGGTGCTCACCATTCCAGGCACATAA
- the LOC135114908 gene encoding uncharacterized protein LOC135114908 isoform X3, translated as MIPVPVVVILRVNSGPRERRRPTEGTWGRRGRGSRGRGRFTRLRHGCRTAIRRTKPHEESRMESQPQQAVSSNDTLVLVGRRASPINSLEREHLNKLVRNEIILANESTDGKVMAMKKLAWERVALHFNAAGYCEKRTVYQLQKVWERIKGKHIN; from the exons ATGATCCCTGTGCCTGTCGTCGTCATCTTGAGGGTGAACAGTGGAcccagggagaggagaaggcccACAGAAGGCACgtggggcaggaggggaaggggatcgaGAGGCAGAGGACGCTTCACCAGACTCCGACATGGCTGCCGCACTGCGATAAGGAGAACAAAGCC CCATGAAGAAAGCAGGATGGAGTCCCAACCGCAGCAGGCTGTCTCCAGCAATGACACCCTGGTGCTGGTGGGGCGAAGGGCCAGCCCTATAAATTCCCTAGAGCGTGAGCACCTCAATAAGCTTGTACGGAATGAAATTATCTTAGCCAATGAGAGCACAGATGGGAAAGTCATGGCCATGAAAAAATTAGCATGGGAGAGGGTTGCCCTCCATTTTAATGCAGCTGGATATTGTGAGAAGAGAACAGTATATCAGCTGCAAAAAGTATGGGAGCGCATTAAAGGAAA GCACATAAACTGA